In Erigeron canadensis isolate Cc75 chromosome 1, C_canadensis_v1, whole genome shotgun sequence, a single window of DNA contains:
- the LOC122581511 gene encoding ABC transporter G family member 20-like: MSFDTMSMASDLPFLGPRSGPKSMELQQLSRRPKHHVSPTLGELMQLVGDANVTPNSGHEAHEPLQAYPFVLSFNNLSYSVKTPKKISLSNSLGGNKVEVSNTKVLLNDISGEAKEGEIMAVLGASGSGKSTLIDALANRIAKGSLKGSVTLNGEILESKMLKVISAYVMQDDLLFPMLTVEETLMFSAEFRLPRTLSKMKKKARVQALIDQLGLRNAEKTIIGDEGHRGVSGGERRRVSIGIDIIHDPIVLFLDEPTSGLDSTSAFMVVKVLQRIAQSGSIVIMSIHQPSYRLMSLLDKLIFLSRGQMVYSDTPSRLPDFFAQFGNPIPENEDRTEFALDFIREQEISGSGTKPLVDFNKSWMTRNKAQETNSVQGAKMSLKDSISASISRGKLVSGATNMDPNSSSSVSTFANPFWVDVLVIGKRSMLNSWRSPELYAIRLGAIIVTGTILATMFWKLDNTPRGIQERLGFFAFAMSTMFYTCAEAIPMFLQERYIFMRETAYNAYRRSAYVVSHSIITIPSLIFLSLVFACITFWAVGLAGGTMGFITFLSFIFASFWVGSSFVTFLSGVVSHVMLGYTVVVAVLAYFLLFSGFFITRDRIPTYWLWFHYMSLVKYPYQGVLQNEFDDPTKCFVRGIQIFDESPLGAIPEAMKIQLLKTMSRTLGMSITSSTCLTNAGDILKQEGVTDINKWGCFWVTIALGFFFRILFYFALLVGSKNKRS; encoded by the coding sequence ATGTCTTTTGACACCATGTCAATGGCAAGTGACCTCCCATTTTTAGGCCCAAGATCCGGGCCTAAAAGCATGGAGCTCCAACAACTTTCCCGGCGACCCAAACACCATGTCTCTCCAACGCTCGGCGAGCTCATGCAGCTCGTTGGAGATGCTAACGTAACTCCAAACTCGGGCCATGAAGCTCATGAACCACTTCAAGCCTACccttttgttctttcttttaatAACCTTTCGTATAGTGTGAAAACACCAAAAAAGATTTCACTTTCTAATTCTCTTGGTGGTAATAAAGTGGAGGTTTCAAATACTAAAGTCTTGTTGAATGATATATCCGGTGAGGCCAAGGAAGGCGAGATCATGGCCGTTCTTGGTGCCAGTGGCTCCGGGAAATCGACCTTGATTGATGCTCTTGCTAACCGGATCGCAAAAGGGAGCTTGAAAGGGAGTGTGACCTTAAATGGTGAGATTCTTGAGTCGAAAATGCTTAAGGTCATCTCGGCATATGTCATGCAAGATGATCTATTGTTTCCTATGTTAACCGTTGAGGAAACCTTAATGTTTTCCGCGGAGTTTAGGCTTCCACGGACCCTCTCAAAGATGAAAAAGAAAGCAAGAGTTCAAGCATTAATCGATCAATTAGGTCTAAGGAATGCCGAGAAAACTATCATAGGAGATGAAGGCCACAGAGGGGTTTCTGGTGGAGAAAGACGGCGCGTTTCTATTGGAATCGATATCATTCATGACCCCATCGTGTTGTTTCTTGATGAACCGACGTCTGGACTTGATTCGACTAGTGCCTTCATGGTGGTCAAAGTGTTGCAACGAATTGCTCAAAGTGGAAGTATAGTGATCATGTCCATTCACCAACCTAGTTATAGATTAATGAGTTTGCTAGACAAACTAATCTTCCTTTCAAGAGGACAAATGGTGTATAGTGACACCCCATCTAGACTACCCGATTTTTTTGCACAATTTGGGAACCCTATACCTGAAAATGAAGACCGGACCGAATTTGCTCTTGATTTCATCCGAGAGCAAGAGATATCTGGTTCGGGAACGAAACCTCTAGTCGATTTCAACAAATCATGGATGACAAGAAACAAAGCACAAGAAACAAATTCGGTTCAAGGAGCAAAAATGTCACTAAAAGATTCGATTAGTGCAAGTATATCTAGAGGCAAATTAGTCTCTGGGGCAACAAACATGGATCCGAATTCATCATCATCTGTTTCAACTTTTGCAAACCCTTTCTGGGTTGATGTTCTGGTGATCGGCAAACGTTCAATGCTGAACTCATGGCGATCACCAGAACTATACGCCATCAGGCTAGGTGCAATCATAGTCACAGGAACTATTCTTGCAACCATGTTTTGGAAACTTGACAACACGCCACGTGGAATCCAAGAACGATTAGGGTTCTTCGCTTTCGCCATGTCCACAATGTTCTACACATGTGCAGAAGCAATCCCTATGTTTCTCCAAGAACGTTACATTTTCATGAGAGAAACCGCATACAATGCATATAGACGTTCTGCATATGTTGTATCACATTCCATCATCACAATCCCTTCATTAATCTTCCTCTCATTAGTATTCGCTTGCATAACCTTTTGGGCCGTTGGTCTAGCCGGTGGCACCATGGGGTTCATCACATTCCTTTCATTCATATTTGCCTCCTTTTGGGTCGGGAGCTCGTTCGTGACCTTCTTATCCGGTGTCGTGTCACACGTGATGCTTGGTTATACCGTGGTTGTCGCGGTTCTTGCTTACTTCCTTCTATTCAGCGGTTTTTTCATCACTAGAGATCGAATTCCTACGTATTGGTTATGGTTTCATTATATGTCATTAGTGAAGTATCCTTACCAAGGTGTGTTGcaaaatgaatttgatgatcCAACAAAATGTTTCGTTAGAGGGATTCAAATATTCGATGAGTCGCCATTAGGTGCGATCCCAGAAGCCATGAAAATACAGCTTTTGAAGACCATGAGCCGAACACTTGGTATGAGTATAACAAGCTCAACTTGCTTAACAAATGCTGGAGATATATTGAAGCAAGAAGGTGTTACCGATATTAACAAATGGGGCTGCTTTTGGGTCACTATTGCCCTGGGCTTCTTTTTTagaatcttgttttattttgctTTATTGGTTGGAAGTAAAAACAAAAGGAGCTag
- the LOC122610695 gene encoding protein ALUMINUM SENSITIVE 3, protein MEWEWLSEFLKGMVKPAAATAVVLLAAALSYFQKLKLEGEMIYAIVRAFLQLSVIGFVLQFIFNQNNGWWIILAYLFMVSIAGYTAGQRAKHVPHGKYIAGMSILVGTAITMMLLVLLNVFPFTPQYIIPVAGMMVGNSMTVTGVTMKRLRDDIRTQMNLVETALALGATPRQATLYQVKRSLVIALSPVIDNTKTVGLISLPGAMTGLIMGGASPVEAIQLQIVVMNMLIGASTLSSIMSTYFCWPNFFTKAYQLETKVFSIE, encoded by the exons ATGGAGTGGGAGTGGCTGTCAGAGTTCTTGAAGGGGATGGTGAAGCCGGCAGCCGCCACAGCAGTGGTGTTGCTCGCGGCGGCTTTATCATATTTTCAAAAGCTTAAACTAGAAGGCGAGATGATTTACGCCATTGTTAGAGCTTTCCTTCAGCTCTCTGTTATTGGGTTTGTCCTTCAATTCATTTTCAACCAAAATAATGGCTGGTGGATCATTCTTGCTTATCTCTTTATG GTTTCGATTGCAGGGTACACGGCAGGGCAACGGGCCAAACATGTACCTCATGGGAAATACATAGCCGGGATGTCTATTTTGGTTGGTACGGCCATCACGATGATGCTACTTGTATTGCTAAATGTTTTTCCCTTCACTCCTCAATACATAATCCCGGTTGCCGGAATGATGGTTGGGAATTCCATGACTGTCACCGGAGTTACAATGAAAAGACTACGGGATGATATCAGGACTCAAATGAATTTG GTGGAAACGGCCTTGGCTCTTGGTGCGACACCCCGTCAAGCTACACTCTATCAAGTAAAGCGGTCATTAGTAATCGCACTCTCGCCGGTTATTGACAACACAAAAACCGTAGGCCTCATATCACTTCCGGGTGCAATGACCGGACTTATAATGGGGGGAGCTTCACCGGTAGAAGCCATTCAACTTCAAATAGTGGTCATGAACATGCTTATTGGGGCTTCAACATTGAGTAGCATTATGTCAACCTATTTTTGTTGGCCTAATTTCTTTACTAAAGCTTATCAACTAGAAACAAAGGTCTTCTCTATCGAATAG
- the LOC122578695 gene encoding R-linalool synthase QH1, chloroplastic-like: MASMCFFFGAVPRCNRSLDRRFDICKPKYLSQLPLMAVSTDQLAKPEQVIRRSANYQPSLWSFDYIQSLSSKYIGEDYASRANSLKEAVKTMIQNAGKPSGTLELVDDLQRLGIAYNFVDEISDAMEMIYRDYFQTEDKWNKMDINLKAIGFRLLRQHGYHVPQEIFGNFIEKIQDLKPHSHEDMKGILNLYEASYYSFENEDIMDNARDITTKYLNENLENLDENILPLVTHALEVPLNWRIRRVEAQWFIKAYENRGHANPTLIELAKLDFDMVQAIYLEDLKHASRWWKNTKWEKKFNFARDRLVESFMWTIGIIDEPRLSFGRRSLAKVIAMITTIDDVYDVYGTLDELEQFTDATRRWDLNAIKQLPEYMQTCFFGFYNSINDITYDTLTDTGLLILEYLKEAWLGICKAYLVEARWYHDGYTPTFKEYTDNGITSISGPLVLMHVMFFTSISSNEEILQCLKRSESIIRYSSIIFRLADDLGTSADEMARGDIAKSIQCYMHETGATEEEARTYIKSLMMETWKILNKERPRAGDSQFLKEFYDGATNLVKTSQFFYNDGDGHGHPDVTKSRVQSLLLNPIQGM, translated from the exons ATGGCTTCAATGTGCTTCTTTTTTGGTGCGGTTCCACGGTGCAATCGTTCTTTAGATAGACGTTTTGACATTTGCAAGCCAAAGTATTTATCACAGCTTCCCTTAATGGCAGTCAGTACTGATCAGCTGGCTAAGCCAGAGCAAGTAATTAGACGATCGGCAAATTATCAACCATCATTATGGTCATTTGATTATATTCAATCGCTCTCTAGTAAATACATT GGAGAAGATTATGCATCAAGAGCAAATAGTTTGAAGGAAGCAGTGAAGACGATGATACAAAATGCGGGCAAACCATCGGGTACCCTTGAGCTGGTTGATGACTTACAAAGACTTGGAATAGCGTATAATTTTGTTGATGAAATAAGTGATGCCATGGAGATGATTTATCGTGATTACTTTCAAACAGAAGACAAGTGGAATAAGATGGACATCAACCTTAAAGCGATTGGTTTTAGACTACTCAGACAACATGGTTATCATGTTCCTCAAG AGATATTTGGGAACTTTATTGAGAAGATTCAAGATCTTAAGCCACACTCACACGAGGATATGAAGGGGATATTGAACTTGTACGAGGCATCTTATTATTCATTCGAGAATGAGGACATAATGGACAATGCTAGAGACATCACAACCAAGTATCTCAATGAAAATTTAGAGAACCTTGATGAAAATATATTACCTTTAGTAACTCACGCTTTGGAGGTTCCGTTGAATTGGAGAATACGAAGAGTGGAAGCACAATGGTTTATCAAAGCATATGAGAACAGAGGTCACGCGAATCCCACGTTGATCGAGCTAGCAAAATTGGATTTCGATATGGTCCAGGCTATCTATCTTGAAGATCTAAAACACGCATCAAG GTGGTGGAAAAATACAAAATGGGAGAAGAAGTTTAACTTTGCTCGAGACCGGTTGGTGGAGAGTTTTATGTGGACGATTGGTATCATAGACGAGCCTCGCCTTAGTTTCGGAAGGAGATCACTAGCAAAGGTTATCGCCATGATTACTACTATTGATGATGTTTATGATGTGTATGGGACTTTGGACGAACTTGAACAATTCACTGATGCTACCCGAAG atgGGATCTCAATGCGATTAAACAACTCCCAGAGTATATGCAGACATGTTTCTTTGGCTTCTACAACTCGATAAACGATATCACTTACGACACACTCACAGACACAGGCTTACTCATCCTCGAGTACCTGAAAGAAGCA TGGTTAGGTATTTGCAAGGCGTACTTAGTAGAAGCACGGTGGTACCATGATGGATACACACCAACATTCAAAGAGTACACGGACAATGGTATCACTTCAATATCGGGTCCTTTAGTACTCATGCATGTTATGTTTTTTACGTCAATTTCTTCAAACGAAGAAATCCTGCAATGCTTGAAAAGATCTGAATCCATCATTCGCTACTCATCCATAATCTTTCGACTTGCTGACGACTTGGGGACATCCGCG GATGAAATGGCGAGAGGGGATATCGCAAAATCAATCCAGTGTTATATGCATGAGACTGGTGCCACCGAAGAAGAAGCTAGAACTTACATAAAATCGTTAATGATGGAGACTTGGAAAATACTAAACAAAGAACGCCCACGCGCGGGTGATTCTCAATTTTTAAAAGAGTTTTATGACGGTGCAACAAATCTTGTTAAGACGTCGCAGTTCTTTTACAACGATGGAGACGGTCACGGTCATCCCGACGTGACCAAATCTCGTGTTCAGTCGCTCTTGCTTAATCCAATCCAAGGAATGTAA